A genomic window from Triticum urartu cultivar G1812 chromosome 7, Tu2.1, whole genome shotgun sequence includes:
- the LOC125517986 gene encoding pentatricopeptide repeat-containing protein At5g18390, mitochondrial, whose protein sequence is MSPSVSAAVLRRLGDRLGLRRLATLPDYAAGADELPQHPTSKDAYFAAVNHLSTIVRRDFYLERTLNRLRLPSPFPPDLALRVIRAAAPSEPLHAARFLAWLRAKPNFSPSADHFDALLLPLARARLFTHLWTQASDMRALGLPLSPATFSAVISSYGHSRLAEQAVEVFNRLPHFGCPQTTEVYNALLDALCANGNFAGAYKLLRRMARKGVAPDRATFSTLVDAWCASGKLREAQAFLDDMSSRGFRPPVRGRDLLVDGLVRAGRLEEAKAFALRITKEGVLPDVATFNSLAQALCDAGDVEFAVGLLADASSRGMCPDISTYKVMLPAVAKAGRIEEAFRLFYAAIEDGHRPFPSLYAAIVKALCKAGRFADAFAFFGDMKSKGHPPNRPVYVMLVKMCVRGGRFLDAANYLLEMSEAGFAPRAPTFNVVVDGLRHLGKHDLARRMEQLEMSLKGN, encoded by the coding sequence ATGTCGCCCTCCGTCTCCGCCGCCGTTCTCCGCCGCCTCGGCGACCGGCTCGGCCTCCGCCGACTCGCCACGCTCCCCGACTACGCGGCCGGCGCCGATGAGCTGCCGCAGCACCCCACCTCCAAGGACGCCTACTTCGCGGCGGTCAACCACCTCTCCACCATCGTACGGCGCGACTTCTACCTGGAGCGCACCCTGAACCGCCTCCGCCTGCCGTCCCCCTTCCCGCCGGACCTCGCGCTCCGCGTCATCCGCGCCGCTGCCCCCTCCGAGCCCCTCCACGCCGCCCGCTTCCTCGCGTGGCTCCGGGCGAAGCCCAATTTCTCCCCCTCCGCCGATCACTTCGACGCGCTGCTCCTCCCGCTCGCCCGCGCGCGCCTCTTCACCCACCTCTGGACCCAGGCCTCCGACATGCGCGCGCTCGGCCTCCCCCTCTCTCCGGCAACCTTCTCGGCGGTGATCTCGTCCTACGGCCACTCCCGCCTCGCCGAGCAGGCCGTCGAGGTCTTCAATCGCCTTCCCCACTTCGGGTGCCCGCAGACCACCGAGGTCTACAACGCCCTTCTGGACGCGCTCTGCGCCAACGGCAACTTTGCCGGCGCCTACAAGCTGCTCCGCCGCATGGCGCGCAAGGGCGTGGCCCCCGACCGCGCCACGTTCAGCACGCTCGTCGACGCCTGGTGCGCGTCGGGGAAGCTCCGGGAGGCGCAGGCGTTCCTCGACGACATGTCGTCCCGCGGGTTCCGGCCGCCGGTGCGCGGCCGGGACCTCCTCGTCGACGGGCTCGTCCGAGCTGGGCGCCTGGAGGAAGCCAAGGCATTCGCCCTCCGCATCACCAAGGAGGGCGTCCTTCCCGACGTGGCCACGTTCAACTCGCTCGCCCAGGCGCTTTGCGATGCTGGTGATGTGGAATTCGCCGTGGGTCTTCTTGCCGATGCTTCCAGTCGTGGCATGTGCCCAGATATCTCAACTTACAAAGTGATGCTACCGGCCGTGGCCAAGGCTGGCCGAATTGAGGAGGCATTCCGATTGTTCTATGCGGCTATTGAGGATGGCCACCGGCCCTTCCCAAGTCTATATGCGGCAATCGTCAAGGCGCTCTGCAAGGCAGGTCGTTTCGCTGATGCTTTCGCCTTTTTTGGTGATATGAAGTCCAAGGGGCACCCACCCAATCGGCCTGTGTATGTGATGCTTGTCAAAATGTGTGTGAGAGGTGGTCGGTTCTTGGATGCTGCAAACTACCTTCTTGAGATGAGTGAGGCTGGGTTCGCGCCACGGGCGCCAACCTTTAACGTTGTAGTCGATGGGCTGCGGCATCTTGGGAAACATGACCTAGCCCGGAGGATGGAGCAGCTTGAGATGTCACTAAAAGGAAACTGA